One genomic window of Arvicola amphibius chromosome 4, mArvAmp1.2, whole genome shotgun sequence includes the following:
- the Zmynd15 gene encoding zinc finger MYND domain-containing protein 15 isoform X1 — translation MEFVSGYRDEFLDFAALLFGWFRKFVAEKGTMGTSLEGRWRQLEAQIRRLPQDPALWVLHVLPNRSVGISLGQGAEPGPGPGLGASRLLGDEPPLRLRDLSPYVSFVSLEDGEEGEEEEDEEEDGKGSSGTEKAEPQEGGEPAPSSRESPQEAKPPAESEVTQQEASCDDGCREDRGEDERAPEKRKGRRSETAPLHLSCLLLVTDEHGTILGIDLLMDGTHGRVGQSPGAENLAPRAYALLCHSMACPMGSGDPRKPRQLTVGDAHLHRDLEILVPRLGVKLAKTPMRTWGPRPGFTFASLRARTCHVCHKHSFEVKLTPCPQCNAVLYCGEACLQADWRRCPDDVSHRFWCPRLAGFMERTGELASLPFTYTAEVTSETFNKEAFLASRGLTRGYWTQLSMLIPGPGTPSSPWGSTSSLSHLLNGDPYQLLQGDGPALMPPVPLDPPKSLFGSWQDYYTWRGLSLDSPMAVLLTYPLTVYYVITHLVPQSFPELNIQNKQSLKIHVVEAGKEFDLVMVFWELLVLLPHVALELQFVGDSLPPESDQQHFTMQRDGAEVSVRPNSGATARLSSGTKEKGGRRDLQIRVSTRPYHLLQGPKPDLVIGKSLGLEGRDLGKVKGHCGHQCHPLSLGFNSGFGLKDTWLSSLPRLQSLRVPAFFTESSEYGCVMDDQTMAVATGGGTSSPQPNPFRSPFRLRAADNCMPWYCNAFIFHLIYKPAQGGAVRSAPGPVPRPPTPAAPPVPTRRRRGEKKAARGPRRRR, via the exons ATGGAGTTTGTGTCTGGATACCGGGATGAGTTCCTTGATTTCGCTGCTCTTCTCTTTGGCTGGTTCCGCAAGTTCGTGGCAGAGAAAGGGACCATGGGGACCAGCCTTGAGGGCCGATGGCGTCAACTGGAGGCTCAGATAAGGAGGCTGCCCCAGGACCCTGCCCTCTGGGTGCTCCACGTCTTACCAAACCGTAGTGTGGGCATCAGCCTGGGGCAAGGTGCAGAGCCAGGTCCCGGGCCGGGCCTGGGGGCTTCCCGGCTCCTGGGAGATGAGCCTCCGCTCCGCTTGAGAGACCTGAGTCCTTATGTTAGTTTTGTCAGCctggaggatggggaagaaggggaggaggaagaagatgaagaagaggatggAAAAGGGAGCTCAGGCACAGAGAAGGCGGAACCACAGGAGGGTGGGGAGCCAGCCCCTTCCAGCAGGGAATCCCCCCAAGAAGCAAAGCCACCAGCTGAGTCAGAGGTGACCCAGCAAGAGGCAAGCTGTGATGATGGCTGCCgggaagacagaggagaggatgagagggctcctgaaaagaggaaaggacGGAGGAGTG AGACTGCACCCCTGCACCTTTCTTGTCTTTTGCTGGTGACCGATGAGCATGGCACCATCTTGGGCATTGATCTGCTAATGGATGGAACTCACGGGCGTGTGGGCCAGAGCCCAGGGGCTGAGAATCTGGCTCCTCGGGCCTATGCTCTCCTTTGCCACAGCATGGCCTGCCctatgggctctggggaccccCGAAAACCCCGACAGCTTACTGTGGGAGATGCCCACCTGCATCG AGACCTGGAGATCCTTGTTCCGAGGCTCGGCGTGAAGTTAGCAAAGACCCCAATGAGGACATGGGGTCCTCGGCCAGGCTTTACTTTTGCCTCCCTTCGGGCTCGAACTTGTCATGTTTGTCACAAGCACAGCTTCGAAGTGAAATTGACACCCTG cccccagtgcAATGCTGTCCTATACTGTGGAGAGGCTTGTCTCCAGGCTGACTGGCGCCGATGCCCAGATGATGTGAGCCACAGATTCTGGTGCCCGAGACTTGCCGGTTTTATGGAGCGAACAGGGGAACTGGCAAGTCTGCCTTTCACCTATACTGCAG AGGTGACCAGTGAGACCTTTAACAAGGAGGCTTTCCTGGCCTCTCGAGGCCTCACTCGTGGCTATTGGACCCAGCTCAGCATGCTGATTCCAGGGCCTGGCACCCCCAGTAGCCCTTGGGGCAGCACATCATCCCTCAGCCACCTTCTCAATG GTGATCCTTACCAGCTCCTGCAGGGAGATGGACCTGCCCTGATGCCTCCAGTGCCTCTAGACCCACCCAAGAGCCTCTTCG GTTCATGGCAGGATTACTACACGTGGCGGGGCCTTAGCCTGGACTCCCCCATGGCTGTGCTTCTCACCTACCCGCTGACCGTGTACTACGTCATCACCCACCTGGTACCCCAGTCCT TTCCTGAGCTCAACATTCAAAACAAGCAGTCGCTGAAGATCCACGTGGTAGAGGCCGGGAAGGAATTTGATCTTGTCATGGTGTTTTGG GAGCTCTTGGTGCTTCTCCCTCACGTGGCCCTGGAGCTACAGTTTGTGGGTGACAGCCTACCACCTGAGAGTGACCAGCAGCATTTTACTATGCAAAGG GATGGCGCTGAGGTGTCTGTGCGTCCTAATTCTGGGGCAACGGCCCGGCTCAGCTCTGGGACTAAGGAGAAGGGAGGGCGAAGGGACCTGCAAATCAGGGTGTCCACGCGGCCCTATCACCTGCTCCAGGGACCCAAGCCTGACCTGGTTATTGGTAAGAGCCTGGGGCTCGAGGGCAGGGATTTGGGGAAAGTAAAAGGACACTGTGGACACCAGTGTCATCCTCTCTCGTTAGGATTTAACTCTGGCTTTGGTCTCAAGGACACATGGCTGAGCTCTCTGCCTCGACTACAG TCTCTCCGAGTGCCAGCTTTCTTCACGGAGAGCAGTGAATACGGCTGTGTGATGGACGATCAGACCATGGCGGTGGCCACCGGAGGGGGCACCAGCTCCCCACAGCCCAACCCCTTCCGCTCCCCATTCCGCCTCAGAGCTGCTGACAACTGCATGCCCTG GTACTGCAATGCCTTCATCTTCCATTTGATCTACAAGCCTGCCCAAGGTGGCGCAGTCCGCTCGGCACCCGGCCCTGTCCCTAGACCCCCAACTCCGGCtgctcctcctgtccccactcGAAGGCGCCGGGGAGAAAAGAAAGCTGCTCGTGGGCCCCGCAGGCGCAGATGA
- the Cxcl16 gene encoding C-X-C motif chemokine 16 — translation MRQGFGPLPLALFLYLLALLTPPGDGNQGSVTGSCFCTKDIPPDTLVPTTSLDFIRQRLRTYDRCPGRIRFRLMTSYTVCGDSREQWVLDLVKCVDSKECGNGHGKSQHHQEHPPHASTRIPMATKGTPPATSTPEQMQSTQQSTFPSGALSLNKGVTRHSETTALTSGYDPEARPEAEANKKQQEDKQQEGKPGASAGKAALVPVLSLLAIVFLLTAAMAYVLCSRRDGQQGAADLQLHYTLVNSGA, via the exons ATGAGGCAGGGCTTCGGACCCCTGCCCCTAGCGCTCTTTCTCTACTTGCTGGCTCTGCTGACCCCACCAG GTGATGGCAACCAGGGGAGTGTCACTGGAAGCTGTTTCTGTACAAAAGATATTCCTCCTGACACACTGGTACCGACTACTAGCTTGGATTTTATCCGACAACGCCTGCGAACATACGATCGCTGTCCAGGACGCATCAG GTTCCGGTTAATGACATCCTACACTGTGTGTGGGGACAGCCGAGAACAGTGGGTCCTTGATTTGGTAAAATGCGTTGACAGCAAAG AGTGTGGAAATGGCCATGGGAAGAGCCAGCACCACCAGGAGCATCCGCCTCACGCTAGCACCCGGATCCCCATGGCCACCAAGGGGACACCTCCAGCCACAAGCACCCCTGAACAGATGCAGAGCACCCAGCAGTCCACTTTCCCATCTGGAGCACTGTCTTTGAACAAAGGGGTCACCCGCCACAGTGAGACCACCGCTCTCACCTCAGGCTATGACCCGGAAGCTAGACCGGAGGCTGAGGCAAATAAAAAACAGCAAGAGGACAAACAGCAAGAAGGAAAACCAGGAGCTTCAGCTGGCAAAGCAGCCTTGGTGCCAGTGCTGTCCCTCCTGGCCATCGTTTTCCTCCTCACGGCAGCCATGGCCTATGTGCTGTGCAGCAGGAGAGACGGGCAGCAGGGAGCTGCAG aTCTGCAGCTCCATTATACACTTGTGAACTCTGGCGCCTGA
- the Zmynd15 gene encoding zinc finger MYND domain-containing protein 15 isoform X2 — protein MEFVSGYRDEFLDFAALLFGWFRKFVAEKGTMGTSLEGRWRQLEAQIRRLPQDPALWVLHVLPNRSVGISLGQGAEPGPGPGLGASRLLGDEPPLRLRDLSPYVSFVSLEDGEEGEEEEDEEEDGKGSSGTEKAEPQEGGEPAPSSRESPQEAKPPAESEVTQQEASCDDGCREDRGEDERAPEKRKGRRSETAPLHLSCLLLVTDEHGTILGIDLLMDGTHGRVGQSPGAENLAPRAYALLCHSMACPMGSGDPRKPRQLTVGDAHLHRDLEILVPRLGVKLAKTPMRTWGPRPGFTFASLRARTCHVCHKHSFEVKLTPCPQCNAVLYCGEACLQADWRRCPDDVSHRFWCPRLAGFMERTGELASLPFTYTAEVTSETFNKEAFLASRGLTRGYWTQLSMLIPGPGTPSSPWGSTSSLSHLLNGDPYQLLQGDGPALMPPVPLDPPKSLFGSWQDYYTWRGLSLDSPMAVLLTYPLTVYYVITHLVPQSFPELNIQNKQSLKIHVVEAGKEFDLVMVFWELLVLLPHVALELQFVGDSLPPESDQQHFTMQRDGAEVSVRPNSGATARLSSGTKEKGGRRDLQIRVSTRPYHLLQGPKPDLVIGFNSGFGLKDTWLSSLPRLQSLRVPAFFTESSEYGCVMDDQTMAVATGGGTSSPQPNPFRSPFRLRAADNCMPWYCNAFIFHLIYKPAQGGAVRSAPGPVPRPPTPAAPPVPTRRRRGEKKAARGPRRRR, from the exons ATGGAGTTTGTGTCTGGATACCGGGATGAGTTCCTTGATTTCGCTGCTCTTCTCTTTGGCTGGTTCCGCAAGTTCGTGGCAGAGAAAGGGACCATGGGGACCAGCCTTGAGGGCCGATGGCGTCAACTGGAGGCTCAGATAAGGAGGCTGCCCCAGGACCCTGCCCTCTGGGTGCTCCACGTCTTACCAAACCGTAGTGTGGGCATCAGCCTGGGGCAAGGTGCAGAGCCAGGTCCCGGGCCGGGCCTGGGGGCTTCCCGGCTCCTGGGAGATGAGCCTCCGCTCCGCTTGAGAGACCTGAGTCCTTATGTTAGTTTTGTCAGCctggaggatggggaagaaggggaggaggaagaagatgaagaagaggatggAAAAGGGAGCTCAGGCACAGAGAAGGCGGAACCACAGGAGGGTGGGGAGCCAGCCCCTTCCAGCAGGGAATCCCCCCAAGAAGCAAAGCCACCAGCTGAGTCAGAGGTGACCCAGCAAGAGGCAAGCTGTGATGATGGCTGCCgggaagacagaggagaggatgagagggctcctgaaaagaggaaaggacGGAGGAGTG AGACTGCACCCCTGCACCTTTCTTGTCTTTTGCTGGTGACCGATGAGCATGGCACCATCTTGGGCATTGATCTGCTAATGGATGGAACTCACGGGCGTGTGGGCCAGAGCCCAGGGGCTGAGAATCTGGCTCCTCGGGCCTATGCTCTCCTTTGCCACAGCATGGCCTGCCctatgggctctggggaccccCGAAAACCCCGACAGCTTACTGTGGGAGATGCCCACCTGCATCG AGACCTGGAGATCCTTGTTCCGAGGCTCGGCGTGAAGTTAGCAAAGACCCCAATGAGGACATGGGGTCCTCGGCCAGGCTTTACTTTTGCCTCCCTTCGGGCTCGAACTTGTCATGTTTGTCACAAGCACAGCTTCGAAGTGAAATTGACACCCTG cccccagtgcAATGCTGTCCTATACTGTGGAGAGGCTTGTCTCCAGGCTGACTGGCGCCGATGCCCAGATGATGTGAGCCACAGATTCTGGTGCCCGAGACTTGCCGGTTTTATGGAGCGAACAGGGGAACTGGCAAGTCTGCCTTTCACCTATACTGCAG AGGTGACCAGTGAGACCTTTAACAAGGAGGCTTTCCTGGCCTCTCGAGGCCTCACTCGTGGCTATTGGACCCAGCTCAGCATGCTGATTCCAGGGCCTGGCACCCCCAGTAGCCCTTGGGGCAGCACATCATCCCTCAGCCACCTTCTCAATG GTGATCCTTACCAGCTCCTGCAGGGAGATGGACCTGCCCTGATGCCTCCAGTGCCTCTAGACCCACCCAAGAGCCTCTTCG GTTCATGGCAGGATTACTACACGTGGCGGGGCCTTAGCCTGGACTCCCCCATGGCTGTGCTTCTCACCTACCCGCTGACCGTGTACTACGTCATCACCCACCTGGTACCCCAGTCCT TTCCTGAGCTCAACATTCAAAACAAGCAGTCGCTGAAGATCCACGTGGTAGAGGCCGGGAAGGAATTTGATCTTGTCATGGTGTTTTGG GAGCTCTTGGTGCTTCTCCCTCACGTGGCCCTGGAGCTACAGTTTGTGGGTGACAGCCTACCACCTGAGAGTGACCAGCAGCATTTTACTATGCAAAGG GATGGCGCTGAGGTGTCTGTGCGTCCTAATTCTGGGGCAACGGCCCGGCTCAGCTCTGGGACTAAGGAGAAGGGAGGGCGAAGGGACCTGCAAATCAGGGTGTCCACGCGGCCCTATCACCTGCTCCAGGGACCCAAGCCTGACCTGGTTATTG GATTTAACTCTGGCTTTGGTCTCAAGGACACATGGCTGAGCTCTCTGCCTCGACTACAG TCTCTCCGAGTGCCAGCTTTCTTCACGGAGAGCAGTGAATACGGCTGTGTGATGGACGATCAGACCATGGCGGTGGCCACCGGAGGGGGCACCAGCTCCCCACAGCCCAACCCCTTCCGCTCCCCATTCCGCCTCAGAGCTGCTGACAACTGCATGCCCTG GTACTGCAATGCCTTCATCTTCCATTTGATCTACAAGCCTGCCCAAGGTGGCGCAGTCCGCTCGGCACCCGGCCCTGTCCCTAGACCCCCAACTCCGGCtgctcctcctgtccccactcGAAGGCGCCGGGGAGAAAAGAAAGCTGCTCGTGGGCCCCGCAGGCGCAGATGA
- the Zmynd15 gene encoding zinc finger MYND domain-containing protein 15 isoform X3, which produces MEFVSGYRDEFLDFAALLFGWFRKFVAEKGTMGTSLEGRWRQLEAQIRRLPQDPALWVLHVLPNRSVGISLGQGAEPGPGPGLGASRLLGDEPPLRLRDLSPYVSFVSLEDGEEGEEEEDEEEDGKGSSGTEKAEPQEGGEPAPSSRESPQEAKPPAESEVTQQEASCDDGCREDRGEDERAPEKRKGRRSETAPLHLSCLLLVTDEHGTILGIDLLMDGTHGRVGQSPGAENLAPRAYALLCHSMACPMGSGDPRKPRQLTVGDAHLHRDLEILVPRLGVKLAKTPMRTWGPRPGFTFASLRARTCHVCHKHSFEVKLTPCPQCNAVLYCGEACLQADWRRCPDDVSHRFWCPRLAGFMERTGELASLPFTYTAEVTSETFNKEAFLASRGLTRGYWTQLSMLIPGPGTPSSPWGSTSSLSHLLNGDPYQLLQGDGPALMPPVPLDPPKSLFVPELNIQNKQSLKIHVVEAGKEFDLVMVFWELLVLLPHVALELQFVGDSLPPESDQQHFTMQRDGAEVSVRPNSGATARLSSGTKEKGGRRDLQIRVSTRPYHLLQGPKPDLVIGFNSGFGLKDTWLSSLPRLQSLRVPAFFTESSEYGCVMDDQTMAVATGGGTSSPQPNPFRSPFRLRAADNCMPWYCNAFIFHLIYKPAQGGAVRSAPGPVPRPPTPAAPPVPTRRRRGEKKAARGPRRRR; this is translated from the exons ATGGAGTTTGTGTCTGGATACCGGGATGAGTTCCTTGATTTCGCTGCTCTTCTCTTTGGCTGGTTCCGCAAGTTCGTGGCAGAGAAAGGGACCATGGGGACCAGCCTTGAGGGCCGATGGCGTCAACTGGAGGCTCAGATAAGGAGGCTGCCCCAGGACCCTGCCCTCTGGGTGCTCCACGTCTTACCAAACCGTAGTGTGGGCATCAGCCTGGGGCAAGGTGCAGAGCCAGGTCCCGGGCCGGGCCTGGGGGCTTCCCGGCTCCTGGGAGATGAGCCTCCGCTCCGCTTGAGAGACCTGAGTCCTTATGTTAGTTTTGTCAGCctggaggatggggaagaaggggaggaggaagaagatgaagaagaggatggAAAAGGGAGCTCAGGCACAGAGAAGGCGGAACCACAGGAGGGTGGGGAGCCAGCCCCTTCCAGCAGGGAATCCCCCCAAGAAGCAAAGCCACCAGCTGAGTCAGAGGTGACCCAGCAAGAGGCAAGCTGTGATGATGGCTGCCgggaagacagaggagaggatgagagggctcctgaaaagaggaaaggacGGAGGAGTG AGACTGCACCCCTGCACCTTTCTTGTCTTTTGCTGGTGACCGATGAGCATGGCACCATCTTGGGCATTGATCTGCTAATGGATGGAACTCACGGGCGTGTGGGCCAGAGCCCAGGGGCTGAGAATCTGGCTCCTCGGGCCTATGCTCTCCTTTGCCACAGCATGGCCTGCCctatgggctctggggaccccCGAAAACCCCGACAGCTTACTGTGGGAGATGCCCACCTGCATCG AGACCTGGAGATCCTTGTTCCGAGGCTCGGCGTGAAGTTAGCAAAGACCCCAATGAGGACATGGGGTCCTCGGCCAGGCTTTACTTTTGCCTCCCTTCGGGCTCGAACTTGTCATGTTTGTCACAAGCACAGCTTCGAAGTGAAATTGACACCCTG cccccagtgcAATGCTGTCCTATACTGTGGAGAGGCTTGTCTCCAGGCTGACTGGCGCCGATGCCCAGATGATGTGAGCCACAGATTCTGGTGCCCGAGACTTGCCGGTTTTATGGAGCGAACAGGGGAACTGGCAAGTCTGCCTTTCACCTATACTGCAG AGGTGACCAGTGAGACCTTTAACAAGGAGGCTTTCCTGGCCTCTCGAGGCCTCACTCGTGGCTATTGGACCCAGCTCAGCATGCTGATTCCAGGGCCTGGCACCCCCAGTAGCCCTTGGGGCAGCACATCATCCCTCAGCCACCTTCTCAATG GTGATCCTTACCAGCTCCTGCAGGGAGATGGACCTGCCCTGATGCCTCCAGTGCCTCTAGACCCACCCAAGAGCCTCTTCG TTCCTGAGCTCAACATTCAAAACAAGCAGTCGCTGAAGATCCACGTGGTAGAGGCCGGGAAGGAATTTGATCTTGTCATGGTGTTTTGG GAGCTCTTGGTGCTTCTCCCTCACGTGGCCCTGGAGCTACAGTTTGTGGGTGACAGCCTACCACCTGAGAGTGACCAGCAGCATTTTACTATGCAAAGG GATGGCGCTGAGGTGTCTGTGCGTCCTAATTCTGGGGCAACGGCCCGGCTCAGCTCTGGGACTAAGGAGAAGGGAGGGCGAAGGGACCTGCAAATCAGGGTGTCCACGCGGCCCTATCACCTGCTCCAGGGACCCAAGCCTGACCTGGTTATTG GATTTAACTCTGGCTTTGGTCTCAAGGACACATGGCTGAGCTCTCTGCCTCGACTACAG TCTCTCCGAGTGCCAGCTTTCTTCACGGAGAGCAGTGAATACGGCTGTGTGATGGACGATCAGACCATGGCGGTGGCCACCGGAGGGGGCACCAGCTCCCCACAGCCCAACCCCTTCCGCTCCCCATTCCGCCTCAGAGCTGCTGACAACTGCATGCCCTG GTACTGCAATGCCTTCATCTTCCATTTGATCTACAAGCCTGCCCAAGGTGGCGCAGTCCGCTCGGCACCCGGCCCTGTCCCTAGACCCCCAACTCCGGCtgctcctcctgtccccactcGAAGGCGCCGGGGAGAAAAGAAAGCTGCTCGTGGGCCCCGCAGGCGCAGATGA